The genomic stretch GACTTGCGACACGTTCGGCTCTTCCACGTACTCAGTGCGCACGCGCGAGAGCACTTCGCTGTAGACGCCGAGTTGGCGGTACGCACCTTCGTTGTTGGCGGCCCGAACTCCCAGGCCGCCACCGATGACGAATATGACTAACAGAGCCGAGAGGCCGAGCAGCGCAGCTTTGATCGTTTTTGGCATGGACACTTCTTTTCCGACGGGATGCACTTCGCGAGAAGTGCGTCTGATTATACCTAACGATTAGATGCAGCAGCTTCCGATCGGATAGCAGCCGCAGCCCTCTGGGGACAGATTTCCGCAGGTGGCCCGAGGGCAGAGCTAGTTCCGCGTGGTCGGCAGGGTGTCCGCGTCGCCGCCATGTGCCTCGTCGGGCGAGTGCCGCACGTCGGCTCCCTTGATCCAGAAGATCACGTCCTCGGCGATGTTCGTGGCATGGTCAGCCACCCGTTCCAGGTTCCGCGAGACCAGCAGCGCGTTCAACGCGGGCAGGATGACCGAGGGGTCCTTATGCATGCGCTCGGCCAGCAGGACGAAGTTCTCCTTATTCATGCGATCGACGATGTCATCCATCTTGAGCACCGCTTCGGCCAACTCCGCCTTGCCGTCGAGGAATGATTCCAGCGCCCGCCGCACCATTCCCGCGACCGTCGCGGCCATGCGCGGGATATCCACCGGGAGTTCGACGTCTGGCTGCTTCATGGTCGCCAGCGCCCGCTCGGCGATGTTCACCGCCTGGTCGCCCACGCGCTCCAGGTCGGCATTGATCTTCATCACGGCGGTGATGAAGCGCAGGTCCACCGCCATGGGCTGCTGCATCGCCAGCAGATCGAGGGCTTGCTCGTCGATCTCGCGCTCGATGGTGTTGATCAGGCGCTCGCCATCGAACACCGCCTGGCACAGCTTGCCGTCGCGCTGGTGATAGGCGTCGGTGGCGCGTTCGATGGCTTGCTCCGCCATGCCGCCCATGGTGAGCAACTTGGTGCGCAGCTCTTCCAACCCCTGATGAAAACGTGTGCGTGTCATCCAAACCTGCCTGTGATGTAGTCTTCCGTCCGCTTGTCGTTGGGCGTGGTGAAGATCTTCTCCGTCTTGTCGAACTCGATCAGTCTGCCCATGAGGAAGAACCCGGTGAACTCCGCCACGCGGGCCGCTTGCTGCATGTTGTGGGTGACGATCACGATGGTGTAACGCTCTTTCAACTGGAAGATCAGGTCTTCGATCTTGGAGGTGGAGATGGGGTCGAGCGCGGAGGCGGGCTCGTCCATCAGCATGACCTCGGGCTGCACGGCGAGAGCGCGCGCGATGCACAGCCGCTGCTGCTGGCCGCCGGAGAGGCTGGCCCCAGACTTCTTCTTCAGGTCGTCTTTGACCTCATCCCACAGGGCGGCGAGTTGAAGTGACTGCTCCACGATCTCATCCAGCTCACGCCGGTTGCGGAAACCATTCAGCTTCAATCCCGAGGCAACGTTGTCGTAGATGGACATGGTGGGGAACGGATTCGGCTTTTGGAAGACCATGCCCATACGCCGGCGCACCTCGACTGCCGGAGTGCCGTTGTATACGCTGAGGTCGCCGATGCGGACGTTGCCATCGACCCGGGCCGCCGGGTTCGTCTCATGCATCCGGTTCAGACAGCGGATGAAGGTGGACTTGCCGCAGCCCGAAGGCCCGATGATGGCGGTGGCGTGGTTCGCCAGGATGTCCATGTTGATGTCGTAGAGCGCCTGGGTAGTACCGAACCAGGCGTTCAGGCGTTCGACCTGGATGCCAACGCCCATCAGTTCGCTCCTTGCAGGGTGCCACGGCGCGCGATCAGGCGCACCACGGAAACGGTTCCGACGATGAGGACGATGAGCACCAGCGCGCCCGCCCACGCCTGGCGATGCCATTCATCGTAAGGCGAGTTGGCGTAGACGAAGATCTGCAGGGGGAGCGCAGCCGTGGGCTGGTTCGGCTTCAGGTTCCAGAACTGGTTGCCGAAGGCGGTGAAGAGCAGCGGCGCGGTCTCGCCGGCCACGCGCGCGAAGGCGAGCATCACGCCGGTGATGATGCCCGAGGTCGCGGTGCGCAGGGTGATGGAGAGCGTGGTGCGCCATTGCGGCACGCCCAAGGCGAGCGCCGCCTCGCGCACGTTCTGCGGCACCATCAGCAGCATCTCCTCGGTCGAGCGGGCGATGGTGGGGATCATCATGATGCCCAGGGCCACGCCGCCGGAGAACGCGGAGAAGTGCTTCTGCTGCAGCACGATGAGCGAGTACACCACGATGCCGATCACGATGGACGGCACGCCGTTCAGCAGGTCGGAAGTAAAACGCACGACGTCGCCGAAGCGGTGCTTGCCATACTCGGAAAGATATACGCCGGTCGCGATCCCCAGCGGGACCCCGATCGCGCTGCCGATGGCGAGGATGAGGCCGGAGCCCACGATGGCGTTCGCCATTCCGCCGCCGTTCTCACCCACCGGCTTCGGCGTGTTCGTGAGGAAGGCGAGATCGAGCGCGCCGATGCCGCGGTAGACCAGATATCCGAAGACCGCGACCAGGGGCGCGAGCACCAGGAGGGCCGCCGTCCCAGCAGCCAGCGTGGCCGCCCAGTCCGTCAGTTGCCGCCGCAGGCTCAACCTTCTCTTGTTTGCGATCGCCATGGGTTTATTGTCCGTGCGCCGAGGCCGGCATTCCCTTGGTGATCTGCCACACCAGGAGCCGTGCCAGGCCGTTCACGATCAGAGTCACGATAAAGAGCGCCAGGCCGATCTCGACCAGGGCGCTCAGGAAAAGGTTGTCGCTGGCTTCGCTGAACTCGTTGGCGATCACGCTGGCCAGCGTGTAGCCGGGAGCGAACAGCGATTTCGCGATCTCAGGGCGGTTGCCGATGAGCATGGTGACGGCGATGGTCTCGCCCAAGGCGCGACCCAGCCCGAGGATAACCGCGCCGAAGATGCCGGCGCGCGCGTTGCGCAACACGCCCATGCGGATCATCTCCCAGCGCGTGGCGCCGAGCGCCAGCACTGCCTCGCGCTGGTGCTGTGGGACCGCCACCACAACCTCCCGCGTGATGGAGGCGATCACGGGCACGACCATGATCGCCAGGATGATCCCCGCTGCCAGCATCCCGATGCCATACGGCGGACCTTCGAACAGTCCTGTCCAACCCATGTACTTGGCCAGCCACGGCTGCACCACAGAGCGCAGCAGCGGCGCCAGCACGAACAAGCCCCACAGTCCGTAGATCACGCTGGGGATCGCGGCCAGCAGCTCGACCATGAACGAGATGGGCCCGCGCAGGAGCTTGGGACACATCTCGGTGGTGAACACGGCCACGCCCACACCCAGCGGCAAGGCCAGGAAGAGCGCGAGGAACGATGAGACGACGGTACCGTAGATGAACGGCAACGCGCCAAACTGACCCGCGACCGGATCCCAGGATTGGGCGGTAAAAAACCCCCAGCCGAAGGCATGGATGGAGAGCTGGGAGTGTTGGATCAGCTCGCTCACGATCAGGCCGACGATCAGCAGCACCGACATCGCACAGGTGAAGATGAGGAGGCGGAAGGCTTGATCGGTCAGCGGGTTGGGAGCCTTGAGCTGCACCTTGGGACGCAGGCTCATTTCCGTGACGCTCGCCCGCGGCCGGCCATCCGGCCTAGGCCCTACCGCTGGAGGCGGCTGGCCGAGGAATGCGGGGCGCGAGGAGAGCGGCGAAGAGTTCATGCGAGGAGACCGAAACACTCACGCTACCACTTGATTGTTAAAGGAATGTTAAAGCGGCGCCGGCCTGACCTCGCACACCTGGTTGAGTGTGCTTCCGGAGGGGACCGGCGCCGCGTGTTGCATTCACAACCCGGCTAGAACTTGTAGATCACGTCCAGCTGCATACGCCGGAGGGTGGGATCTTCCACCCCGGCACCCAGTCCTCCCGGCAAGGCAGCGTTGAACAGGTTGCGGTTGAGCGTGCGCCCCAGCCACCACGTCCACGAGATGGTCGTATTGGCCGCCGGCAGCCAGCTGAAGTAAACACGGTGCTGAAGCACGTTAGTCCCCGCTCGCATGTCGCTCTCATTGAACAGTGCGATGACTGCATCCTGCTCGACGCGGGCGAAGCTGTAGCCGAACAACAGGTCGTTTTTGTTCCTGGCCTGGCCGAGGGAGGTCTCGACCCAGAAGGCCTTGTCCTGCGGATTAAAGATGAGCGGACCGGGGGCGGTGAACCTCGTGTTATTGGCCGCCAGGTTCTGCTCGAACTCGCCCAGGACACGCCACGGGAACCGCTTCCACGGCGTGGTGATGTTGTTGTCCACGATGAAGTCGCTGTAGAAGAACCCGGAGCAGAAGGCCGTCCGTGCCGCGTTGGTGCAGTTGGTCTGGGCGTTGCCGCCGAGCGTGGCTGCGGTGCGTGCCGCCGCGATGGGACTCGCGTTGTCCCAGCGCAACAGGCTGTACGAAGGCGTCATGGTCCAGTGGCTGCCGATCTGCATCTTGGTGCTCACCTGGCCGCCGGTGGCATAGGAATCTACGCGTGGCGCCGCTCCGCTGTTGTTCTCACGGAAAAACAGCTGGAAGTTTGTCCAGGTGAAGCTCTTGAACACGGAGTTGCTGAAGTCCCAGGAGAATTTTTCCGTGAACCCTTCCGGATTCAAGTCGTTGTCGAAGGTGAGCGGGGTACGGATCCAGGTGTAAGCAAACTTGCCGCCGGTAAGCTGGATCCACTTGTGGTTCAGCGGCTGGTAGGTGATCCACGCGCGGTCGAGGCCGATGGTCTTTCTTTCGAAAAACGAGGTCAGCGTGTTGTTGGTGGAGACCGGATCGGTCAGGTCGGCGACGCCGGCCTCATTCAATCCGGTGGCCAGGTAGATGCCGCCGGTAAAGTCTTCCGAGACCTTGCCTTCAAGCCCGAAGCGGGCGCGAATGCGGGCGCGGTGGCGGGGCTCGCAGTTCGGCCGGACGCATCCGGTGTAGTCGAAGAAGAAGTTCTCGTAGCGGACGCGCACGTCACCCGACCAGCGGAAGCGGTTCATCACCCCTTCGATGCCGGCGACGCGTTTCTGGTCATCCTGGGTGCTGATGGCGGTGTTGGTCAGCGTGGTGTGGACGTCGGCCATGTCGGCTTGCAGCTTGTCGACCGCCGCCTTTTGGGAGGTGGAACTGCTCTCCGCCTCACCGGCCTGCTGCTGTGCGGTGGTGGCGGCGGATTGCGTCTGCTGCACCTGCTGCTGCAGCTGCTGTACCGCGGCGTCGCGCTGCTGCACCTGCTGCTGCAGCTGCTGGATCTGCTGCTGCTGCTGCTGCACCATGTCACGAATCGCCTTGATGTCGTCGGCCGTCGTCGCCGTGACTTTCCGCTGTGTCCGCTTCGCGGTCGTCTTGGTCGAGGGTTGGGTCGCTGCTGTTTGTGCGCTCATGACCCCGCTCAGGGCGAGGATAAGGATTCCACTCCAGAACCGCTTCATGTATCGGCCTCTCTCGTCAGTAGTCTGTAGTAGTCAGTGCTGCGCTATCGGATCTGCGGGATGGTTGTCCGCACTTTGTCCGCGACTGCTTTCGGCAGTGGTGCATACGACAGGGCCTGGGTCATGGACTGGCCGTGATCGAGCATCCAGGCGAGGAAATCCTTCATGATCTTCCCCCGGCCCGCGTCCTTGAATTGGGTAGGCACGAGCAGCCAGGTGAAGCTGGCGATGGGATACACGCCCTTCCCGGGCGGATTGGTGATGGAGACGCGGAAGTCCGCCGGCATGTTCTTTACCGAGGCCGCGGCGGCGGTGGTCGAGTCCAGCGAAGCCCTCATGAATTCGCCGGCCGCGTTCTTTACGCTGCCGTAGGAGATGTTGTTCTGCAGGGCGTAGATCAGTTCCACGTATCCGATCGAGCCGTCCATCTGGCGCACCATTCCGGCCACGCCTTCGTTGCCTTTGCCACCCAAACCGACCGGCCAGCGCACCGAAGTGCCTTTGCCGACCGTGGCCTTCCAGTCGTTGCTGACCTTGGAGAGGTAGTCGGTGAAGATGTAGGTCGTGCCGCTGCCGTCGGACCGATGCACCACGATGATCGGCTGGTTGGGGAAATTGATCCCGGGATTCACTTTCGCGAGGGCCGCGTCGTTCCAGTTGCTGATCCTGCCCAGGAAGATGTTCGCCAGTATGTCGGGCGTGAACTTGAGTTCCTGCTTCACTCCCGGCACGTTGTATGCCGGCACGACCGCGCCCAGTACCGTGGGGATGTGGAGGATCCTCGTCTTCGCCTGCGAGAGCTGTTCGTCGGTCATGGGGCCGTCACTGGCGCCGAAATCCACCGTGCCCGCCAGCACTTGCCGGATGCCGCCGCCGGAGCCGATCGACTGGTAGTTGATCTGCACTTCGGGATGTTGTTTGTGGTACTCGCTGAACCACTTCGAGTACATGGGATACGGGAACGTGGCGCCCGCGGCATTCAGCTGCGTCTGCGCGAACGCTGTCCCCATCGCCAACATGAGGACCAGCAGGGTTGCGGTGCGTCGGATCACTATTTCCTCCTCAAACTTGCAGGGCTTCTGTGCAGTGCTCCCCCTGTTTGTAGCTTTAGCTTGTTAAAGGAGCGTTAAAAGGGAATGAAATTCCGGTGAATCGCGGACGCGCCAAAATGAGACAAAAAAAGTCGTCGCATGAAGCGACGACGGCGGGATCGGCGATCGGCGACCCCTGGCTGGGCGCAAACGATATTTATCGCAAGCCAGCGTCTGCATGTCACAAGAGAGCCGCGCTCATCAGGCCGTATACCAGCGTGACCCACGCCAGGAATCCGGCGCATTGCAGGGTTAACCGGACGAAGGGATGGTCAACGATGTGGTTGTACTTTGCGTCCATTTCAGCTCTTCTCCTTGGTTGTTCTTCAGGTCTCTGGAAGAGCCTAAATCCTCCATGTTTCGCTGGGGTTTATAGGGGTTGAATCGTTGGTGACAATGCCTACTGGCAACCTCTTTTCACACTCCTGTAACATAGGTTGATTAGCATCATTGCCCGGTGCATGCAGTTACTCCGGGCCCCGCTCCCTGCCATGGCCTCCGCCTCACTGAAGAATCCGTCGCTTTATTTGAACCGCGAGCTCTCCTGGCTGGCCTTCAACCGGCGCGTCCTGGAAGAGGCGGAGGACGCCGCCAATCCATTGCTCGAGCGCGTGAAGTACCTGGCCATCACGGCGAGCAACCTCGACGAATTCTGGGAAGTCCGCATCGCCGCCCTGCTGCAGCGGATCGAAGATGGCTATGACGAGCCCGGGCCCGACGGCCTTACTCCCGCCAAGGAGCGCGACCGCATCGCCGAGCAGGTGCGCGAGTTCGTGGACACGCAGTATCGCTGCTGGAACGAGCGCTTGCTTCCACTCCTGGCGAAGAGTGGGATCCGCGTCCTCGGGCTGGACGAGCTCGACGCCCGCGGACGCGCCTTCGTTGACGACTACAGCCGCCGCGAGCTCGATTCGCTGCTCACGCCCGTCACCGTGGATCCGGCGCACCCGTTCCCGCGCGTGATCAACAAAGCGCTCTGCATGGCATTCGAGTTGCGGCGTCGCCGCCGTTCTTCCACCTCGTACCTTGGCGTGGTCACCGTGCCGCGCGCACTGCCCCGGCTCATCCGCGTGCCTTCCGATAGCGCCACCATCGATTTTGTTTTCCTCGCCGACGTTGTGGCTGCGCACGCCACCAACATGTACCGCGGCTATGACATCATTTCGGCGGCCAGCTTCCGCGTCACGCGCAACAGCAACCTTTACGTCCAGGAGGAAGAATCGCGCAACTTGCTCGAAGCGGTCCGCACCGAACTGCACAACCGCCGCAAGGGCGACGCCGTCCGCCTGGAGATCGATGCCGACGCTTCCCCGGAGATCGTGGAGCGGCTGCGCGCCAAATTCGAGCTCGAGGACTGGCAAGTGTTCCCGACCACTGGCCCGGTGAACCTCTCGCGCCTATTCAACATCTACGAACAGACCGACCGCCCCGACTTGAAGTTCAAGACCTTCGTCCCGCGCGAGCTGCACCTCAGCGCCAAGAACCGCGACCTGTTCGAAGAACTGGGGCAGCACGACGTGATGCTGCACCACCCCTTCGATTCCTACAACGCGGTGGTCTCGTTCATCGAGAGCGCGGCGCGCGATCCGCATGTGCTATCCATCAAGCAGACCCTCTACCGCACCAACGAGAACTCGCCCATCGTCGAAGCCCTAGTCGCCGCCGCGAACAGCAAGGAAGTGACCGCGGTGGTGGAGTTGAAGGCGCGCTTTGACGAGGCTTCGAACATCCGCTGGGCGCGTGACCTTGAAGACGCCGGCGTGCAGGTCTTCCATGGCCTGGTCGGCCTCAAGACGCACTGCAAGGCCACCCTGGTGGTGCGCCGCGAGAGCGATGGCACGATCCGGCGTTACGCGCACCTCGGCACCGGGAATTACAATCCCAGCACCGCCCGGCTGTACACCGACCTCAGCCTGATGACCGCCGATCCGGCGATGACGCAAGCCGTCCACTCGGTCTTCAATTTCTTGACTGCCTATGCGGAGCGTGGCGATTACGACGGCTTGCTGGTCGCGCCGCTCGACCTCGCCGAAGGCACGCTGCGGCTGATCGATCGCGAGACCGAGCATGCCAAAGCCGGCAAACCGGCGCGCCTCATCGCCAAGATGAATTCGTTGGTGGATACCGGCGTGATCCGCGCTCTCTATCGCGCTTCCCAGGCGGGCGTGGAGATCGATCTGATCGTTCGCGGGGTGTGCGCGCTGCGCCCCGGAGTGCGGGGCGTGAGCGACAACATCCGTGTCCTCAGCATCGTGGGACGCTTCCTCGAGCACAGCCGCATCTTCTATTTCGCCAACGCCGGCCAGGAAGAGTATTTCCTCGGCAGCGCCGACTGGATGCCACGCAATCTCTATGAACGCGTGGAACTGATGTTCCCAGTGCGCGATCCGCAGCTCCGCCAGCGCCTGCGCCAGGAGATCCTCGATCCCTACCTCGCCGATACCGAGAAGGCTCGCCGCCTTCGTGCCGACGGCACCTACCATCGCCCGGGACGCGGCCCGCGCCGCGCCGGCTCGCGCCGCGCAGCCGCCAGCTTCAACGCGCAGACATTCCTCATCGGCATGGCCGAAGGCAAGAATGTTTTTGAAGAGGGTCTCACGCCCCACAGAGCCAAACCCATCGTCGAGGCGGTGTAAGCCAAATGATCGTC from Acidobacteriota bacterium encodes the following:
- the pstB gene encoding phosphate ABC transporter ATP-binding protein PstB, which encodes MGVGIQVERLNAWFGTTQALYDINMDILANHATAIIGPSGCGKSTFIRCLNRMHETNPAARVDGNVRIGDLSVYNGTPAVEVRRRMGMVFQKPNPFPTMSIYDNVASGLKLNGFRNRRELDEIVEQSLQLAALWDEVKDDLKKKSGASLSGGQQQRLCIARALAVQPEVMLMDEPASALDPISTSKIEDLIFQLKERYTIVIVTHNMQQAARVAEFTGFFLMGRLIEFDKTEKIFTTPNDKRTEDYITGRFG
- the phoU gene encoding phosphate signaling complex protein PhoU — encoded protein: MTRTRFHQGLEELRTKLLTMGGMAEQAIERATDAYHQRDGKLCQAVFDGERLINTIEREIDEQALDLLAMQQPMAVDLRFITAVMKINADLERVGDQAVNIAERALATMKQPDVELPVDIPRMAATVAGMVRRALESFLDGKAELAEAVLKMDDIVDRMNKENFVLLAERMHKDPSVILPALNALLVSRNLERVADHATNIAEDVIFWIKGADVRHSPDEAHGGDADTLPTTRN
- the pstS gene encoding phosphate ABC transporter substrate-binding protein PstS: MLAMGTAFAQTQLNAAGATFPYPMYSKWFSEYHKQHPEVQINYQSIGSGGGIRQVLAGTVDFGASDGPMTDEQLSQAKTRILHIPTVLGAVVPAYNVPGVKQELKFTPDILANIFLGRISNWNDAALAKVNPGINFPNQPIIVVHRSDGSGTTYIFTDYLSKVSNDWKATVGKGTSVRWPVGLGGKGNEGVAGMVRQMDGSIGYVELIYALQNNISYGSVKNAAGEFMRASLDSTTAAAASVKNMPADFRVSITNPPGKGVYPIASFTWLLVPTQFKDAGRGKIMKDFLAWMLDHGQSMTQALSYAPLPKAVADKVRTTIPQIR
- the pstC gene encoding phosphate ABC transporter permease subunit PstC; the encoded protein is MSLRPKVQLKAPNPLTDQAFRLLIFTCAMSVLLIVGLIVSELIQHSQLSIHAFGWGFFTAQSWDPVAGQFGALPFIYGTVVSSFLALFLALPLGVGVAVFTTEMCPKLLRGPISFMVELLAAIPSVIYGLWGLFVLAPLLRSVVQPWLAKYMGWTGLFEGPPYGIGMLAAGIILAIMVVPVIASITREVVVAVPQHQREAVLALGATRWEMIRMGVLRNARAGIFGAVILGLGRALGETIAVTMLIGNRPEIAKSLFAPGYTLASVIANEFSEASDNLFLSALVEIGLALFIVTLIVNGLARLLVWQITKGMPASAHGQ
- the ppk1 gene encoding polyphosphate kinase 1, coding for MASASLKNPSLYLNRELSWLAFNRRVLEEAEDAANPLLERVKYLAITASNLDEFWEVRIAALLQRIEDGYDEPGPDGLTPAKERDRIAEQVREFVDTQYRCWNERLLPLLAKSGIRVLGLDELDARGRAFVDDYSRRELDSLLTPVTVDPAHPFPRVINKALCMAFELRRRRRSSTSYLGVVTVPRALPRLIRVPSDSATIDFVFLADVVAAHATNMYRGYDIISAASFRVTRNSNLYVQEEESRNLLEAVRTELHNRRKGDAVRLEIDADASPEIVERLRAKFELEDWQVFPTTGPVNLSRLFNIYEQTDRPDLKFKTFVPRELHLSAKNRDLFEELGQHDVMLHHPFDSYNAVVSFIESAARDPHVLSIKQTLYRTNENSPIVEALVAAANSKEVTAVVELKARFDEASNIRWARDLEDAGVQVFHGLVGLKTHCKATLVVRRESDGTIRRYAHLGTGNYNPSTARLYTDLSLMTADPAMTQAVHSVFNFLTAYAERGDYDGLLVAPLDLAEGTLRLIDRETEHAKAGKPARLIAKMNSLVDTGVIRALYRASQAGVEIDLIVRGVCALRPGVRGVSDNIRVLSIVGRFLEHSRIFYFANAGQEEYFLGSADWMPRNLYERVELMFPVRDPQLRQRLRQEILDPYLADTEKARRLRADGTYHRPGRGPRRAGSRRAAASFNAQTFLIGMAEGKNVFEEGLTPHRAKPIVEAV
- the pstA gene encoding phosphate ABC transporter permease PstA; protein product: MAIANKRRLSLRRQLTDWAATLAAGTAALLVLAPLVAVFGYLVYRGIGALDLAFLTNTPKPVGENGGGMANAIVGSGLILAIGSAIGVPLGIATGVYLSEYGKHRFGDVVRFTSDLLNGVPSIVIGIVVYSLIVLQQKHFSAFSGGVALGIMMIPTIARSTEEMLLMVPQNVREAALALGVPQWRTTLSITLRTATSGIITGVMLAFARVAGETAPLLFTAFGNQFWNLKPNQPTAALPLQIFVYANSPYDEWHRQAWAGALVLIVLIVGTVSVVRLIARRGTLQGAN
- a CDS encoding putative porin, whose amino-acid sequence is MSAQTAATQPSTKTTAKRTQRKVTATTADDIKAIRDMVQQQQQQIQQLQQQVQQRDAAVQQLQQQVQQTQSAATTAQQQAGEAESSSTSQKAAVDKLQADMADVHTTLTNTAISTQDDQKRVAGIEGVMNRFRWSGDVRVRYENFFFDYTGCVRPNCEPRHRARIRARFGLEGKVSEDFTGGIYLATGLNEAGVADLTDPVSTNNTLTSFFERKTIGLDRAWITYQPLNHKWIQLTGGKFAYTWIRTPLTFDNDLNPEGFTEKFSWDFSNSVFKSFTWTNFQLFFRENNSGAAPRVDSYATGGQVSTKMQIGSHWTMTPSYSLLRWDNASPIAAARTAATLGGNAQTNCTNAARTAFCSGFFYSDFIVDNNITTPWKRFPWRVLGEFEQNLAANNTRFTAPGPLIFNPQDKAFWVETSLGQARNKNDLLFGYSFARVEQDAVIALFNESDMRAGTNVLQHRVYFSWLPAANTTISWTWWLGRTLNRNLFNAALPGGLGAGVEDPTLRRMQLDVIYKF